One Nitrospirota bacterium genomic region harbors:
- a CDS encoding CbbQ/NirQ/NorQ/GpvN family protein, translated as MHKGQELDIDRYRVREEPFYAEVRGEIGLFTIAARNRMPVMLKGPTGCGKTRFVQHMAYRLNRPLITVACHEDLTASDLVGRYLLKGQETVWVDGPLTLGVKHGAIVYLDEIVEARKDTTVIIHPLSDDRRLLPIEKKGQIVEAVDDFMLVISYNPGYQNVLKELKQSTKQRFMAIEFDYPARDIETRVIEHEAGVNRETAERLVTLGAKVRHLKNHGLEEGVSTRLLIYAGTLIRQGVPPEQACDAAVIRPITDDPDMQRSIQEVVKAIF; from the coding sequence ATGCACAAAGGCCAGGAGTTGGACATCGATCGATATCGGGTGCGGGAGGAGCCGTTCTACGCGGAGGTGCGCGGGGAGATCGGGCTGTTTACGATTGCGGCGCGGAACCGGATGCCGGTCATGCTCAAAGGCCCGACCGGTTGCGGCAAGACGCGCTTCGTCCAGCACATGGCGTATCGCTTGAACCGCCCGCTCATCACCGTCGCCTGTCACGAGGACCTCACCGCCTCCGACTTGGTCGGGCGGTACCTCTTAAAAGGACAGGAGACGGTGTGGGTGGACGGCCCGCTCACGCTCGGCGTCAAACACGGCGCCATCGTCTACTTGGATGAAATCGTCGAGGCGCGCAAGGATACGACGGTGATCATTCACCCGTTGAGCGACGACCGTCGATTGTTGCCGATCGAGAAAAAAGGCCAGATCGTCGAGGCCGTCGACGACTTCATGCTCGTGATCTCCTATAACCCCGGCTACCAGAACGTGCTCAAGGAATTGAAGCAAAGCACGAAGCAGCGGTTCATGGCGATCGAGTTCGACTATCCGGCGCGCGACATCGAAACCCGGGTGATCGAACACGAGGCGGGTGTGAACAGGGAGACGGCCGAGCGACTGGTGACGCTCGGCGCGAAGGTCCGCCATCTCAAGAATCACGGGTTGGAAGAAGGCGTGAGCACGCGGCTCCTCATCTACGCGGGGACGCTGATCCGGCAAGGCGTACCGCCCGAGCAGGCCTGCGACGCGGCCGTGATTCGCCCGATCACCGACGATCCGGATATGCAGCGGAGCATTCAGGAAGTGGTGAAGGCGATCTTCTGA
- a CDS encoding DUF167 domain-containing protein, translating to MSSPAIVKDSPAGAILLVHVQPKASRTEYVGLHGDALKFRVAAPPAEGAANEEVCRFLAGAFGLPLSAVEIGSGAAGRRKRIVLKGVSAVKVRQAFGL from the coding sequence GTGAGTTCTCCCGCGATCGTGAAGGATAGCCCTGCAGGGGCGATTCTTCTGGTACACGTACAGCCCAAAGCGTCTCGGACCGAGTACGTCGGGCTTCACGGGGATGCCCTGAAGTTCCGAGTCGCCGCGCCGCCGGCCGAGGGCGCGGCCAATGAAGAAGTGTGCCGGTTTCTCGCCGGGGCGTTCGGCCTCCCGTTGAGCGCCGTCGAAATCGGTTCCGGGGCGGCCGGACGGCGTAAGCGGATTGTGTTGAAAGGTGTCAGCGCGGTGAAAGTCCGCCAAGCGTTCGGGCTTTAG